In Lascolabacillus massiliensis, a single genomic region encodes these proteins:
- a CDS encoding tetratricopeptide repeat protein — translation MKKISRFLSLFVVISVAILATSCSSKLKPLSQNNFNVTPTPLETVGNQIPVTISGTFPEKWFNKNAIVTITPVLKYGNNQEIVGTPYSFQGDNISGNRVTISQSRGGNFTMNSTFPFEDAMRSSELYLRFDGRIKNKRSALPDLKVADGVIATSALASVTNTTPSVAPDGFQRIIQEAQEANIMFLIEQANLRQSELNKSDLAAWKKRVEEAFNDPKQNVNVEVSAYASPDGGLSLNERLAAQREKNTSNYLESELKRRNIDTEVFAHYTAEDWEGFRQLVESSNLQDKQLILRVLEMYPDSETREREIKNISYVFEDLAETILPQLRRSRIIANIEIIGKSDEEIMTAWKNNPKELSVDELLYASTLTDEESVKEAVYQYVTANFTNDYRGWNNIGTMYFKQGDYAKAEQAFNRAAQVNPNAPEVNMNKALLAILKNDLSTANELLGRSAGAASLDEAMGLLNLLQGNYNQSVSAYGNNKTNNAALAQLLVSDYNKAKQTLESVEKPDATTAYLLAVIASRTNNFNDVVSNLRTAIGRDRTMVAQALNDLEFAKYRTNNEFMSLLK, via the coding sequence ATGAAAAAGATCTCTCGTTTTTTATCACTATTTGTGGTGATTAGTGTAGCAATTCTTGCTACTTCGTGCAGCAGCAAATTAAAGCCGCTATCACAGAACAATTTCAATGTAACTCCTACCCCACTAGAAACTGTAGGAAATCAAATTCCTGTAACCATTAGCGGAACTTTCCCCGAAAAATGGTTTAACAAGAATGCGATTGTTACAATTACTCCGGTTCTTAAATATGGCAACAACCAGGAAATTGTAGGTACACCTTACAGCTTCCAGGGAGACAATATTTCAGGCAACAGAGTAACAATCAGTCAGAGCAGAGGTGGTAATTTTACAATGAATTCCACATTTCCTTTTGAAGATGCAATGCGTTCTTCAGAACTGTATCTAAGATTTGACGGAAGAATTAAAAACAAACGCTCTGCACTACCTGACCTTAAGGTAGCTGACGGTGTAATAGCAACTTCAGCACTTGCAAGTGTTACAAATACAACTCCTTCTGTTGCACCTGACGGATTCCAAAGAATTATACAGGAAGCTCAGGAAGCAAATATCATGTTCCTTATTGAACAGGCAAATCTTCGTCAGTCTGAACTAAATAAAAGCGATCTGGCTGCTTGGAAAAAACGTGTTGAAGAAGCTTTTAATGATCCAAAACAGAACGTTAATGTAGAAGTTTCAGCTTATGCTTCTCCTGATGGAGGCTTATCTCTAAATGAGCGTCTTGCAGCACAGCGTGAAAAGAACACTTCAAACTATCTGGAATCAGAACTGAAAAGACGTAATATCGATACTGAAGTGTTTGCACATTATACAGCTGAAGACTGGGAGGGTTTCCGTCAATTGGTTGAATCTTCAAACCTTCAGGATAAACAACTTATCCTTCGTGTATTAGAAATGTATCCAGATTCTGAGACACGTGAAAGAGAAATCAAGAATATCTCTTATGTATTTGAGGATCTTGCAGAAACTATTCTTCCACAATTACGTCGTTCACGTATCATTGCAAACATCGAAATTATTGGTAAGTCTGACGAAGAAATCATGACTGCCTGGAAAAACAATCCTAAAGAACTATCAGTTGATGAACTGCTTTATGCTTCAACACTTACAGATGAAGAGAGCGTTAAAGAAGCTGTTTATCAATACGTAACTGCCAACTTTACAAATGACTACAGAGGTTGGAACAACATTGGTACAATGTATTTCAAACAGGGCGATTATGCAAAAGCTGAACAGGCATTTAACCGTGCAGCACAAGTAAATCCAAACGCACCTGAAGTAAACATGAACAAAGCTCTTTTAGCAATCTTGAAAAATGATTTAAGTACAGCTAATGAACTACTTGGAAGATCTGCTGGTGCTGCATCTCTTGACGAAGCAATGGGTCTTTTAAATCTTTTACAGGGCAACTACAACCAGTCAGTTAGCGCTTACGGTAACAATAAAACAAACAATGCTGCTTTAGCTCAGCTTTTAGTATCAGATTACAACAAAGCTAAACAAACATTAGAGTCAGTAGAAAAACCTGATGCAACTACAGCATATCTGTTAGCAGTAATTGCTTCAAGAACAAACAACTTTAATGATGTTGTTTCTAACCTGCGCACTGCTATCGGTCGCGACAGAACAATGGTTGCACAAGCTCTTAATGATCTTGAATTTGCTAAATATCGTACAAACAATGAATTTATGTCATTGCTAAAATAA
- a CDS encoding A1S_2505 family phage non-structural protein: MNNRVTPSFISDLEENEIFVFGSNLEGIHGGGAAETAYEKFGAVWGQGAGLQGSSYGIPTMHGGVDEIKPYVDKFIEFAKSNPKLTFLVTRVGCGIAGFHDKEIAPLFSEAVNISNIFLPESFWEIINKK, from the coding sequence ATGAATAATAGAGTAACACCCTCATTTATTTCCGATCTGGAAGAGAACGAGATTTTTGTATTTGGAAGTAATCTGGAAGGAATTCATGGGGGTGGAGCTGCTGAAACAGCTTACGAGAAATTTGGCGCTGTATGGGGACAGGGAGCCGGCTTGCAGGGCAGCTCATACGGAATTCCCACTATGCATGGCGGAGTTGATGAAATAAAACCATATGTGGATAAGTTTATTGAATTTGCAAAATCAAACCCGAAGCTAACATTTTTAGTTACCCGCGTGGGATGTGGCATTGCAGGGTTTCATGATAAAGAGATTGCTCCACTTTTCTCGGAAGCTGTTAATATTTCAAATATCTTTCTTCCGGAAAGTTTTTGGGAAATCATCAATAAGAAATGA
- a CDS encoding sulfide/dihydroorotate dehydrogenase-like FAD/NAD-binding protein, whose amino-acid sequence MNKIVAKEYLSERVVKFEVEAPLIAKSRKAGHFVIVRVGKKGERVPYTIASADIKKGTITLVVQRVGKSSEKLCSLEPGEYITDMVGPLGKATHIENFGTVVCAGGGVGVAPMLPIIEAMKKADNRVISVLAARTKELVILEEQVRQYSDEVVIMTDDGSYGEKGLITDGVENVIKREKVDLCVTIGPAIMMKFVSKLTEKYDVPTVASLNTIMVDGTGMCGACRVTVGGETKFVCIDGPEFDAHKVDFDEMLMRLKAYN is encoded by the coding sequence ATGAATAAAATTGTAGCTAAAGAGTACCTTTCAGAAAGAGTAGTAAAATTTGAGGTTGAAGCACCTCTTATCGCGAAAAGCAGGAAAGCAGGACACTTTGTAATTGTGAGAGTTGGTAAAAAAGGAGAAAGAGTTCCATACACTATTGCCTCTGCTGATATAAAGAAGGGTACTATCACACTTGTGGTACAAAGAGTAGGCAAATCGTCAGAAAAGCTGTGTAGTCTTGAGCCGGGAGAATATATAACTGATATGGTGGGGCCATTAGGTAAGGCCACACATATAGAGAACTTTGGAACAGTTGTTTGTGCAGGTGGTGGTGTTGGAGTTGCTCCTATGCTTCCTATCATTGAAGCAATGAAAAAAGCCGACAACAGGGTAATATCTGTTCTTGCAGCCCGCACAAAAGAGTTGGTTATTCTAGAAGAACAGGTTCGTCAGTACTCTGATGAAGTGGTAATAATGACTGATGACGGTTCTTATGGCGAAAAAGGTTTGATTACTGATGGAGTAGAAAATGTAATCAAGAGAGAAAAAGTGGATCTGTGCGTAACAATAGGTCCTGCTATTATGATGAAATTTGTTTCTAAACTGACGGAGAAATATGATGTGCCGACAGTTGCCTCTCTGAATACTATCATGGTGGACGGTACTGGTATGTGTGGTGCCTGCAGAGTTACCGTGGGAGGTGAAACAAAATTTGTATGCATCGACGGACCGGAATTTGATGCACACAAAGTTGATTTTGATGAGATGCTGATGAGACTTAAAGCATACAATTAA
- the pdxB gene encoding 4-phosphoerythronate dehydrogenase PdxB: MKILADSHIPFLKGVAEQFGEVEYLPGNQFTRDAIKLKDALIVRTVTHFGYDILHGSSVKLICSATIGYDHIDTEYCDSHGIAWRTAPGCNASSVEQYITASLLFLARKYNFNLKEKTIGIVGVGNVGSKVAVACRKLGMNVLLNDPPREKAEGSNSETEFVNIRTIQLEADIITFHTPLTKVGEHKTFHLVDNSFLNFLERKPFIINAARGAVTSNQSLKKALNNGNISGVVLDCWENEPEIDAELLSMAEIATPHIAGYSADGKWTATKMSIDNLKDHFGLDITPVYQPIPEPKEPVIDLKGIAPEDQLAHAVWHSYNPMRETELLKTSQEKFYWFRSNYPLRREYHAFTVINSHNSVHQTLKDLGFNII; the protein is encoded by the coding sequence ATGAAAATATTAGCTGATTCACATATACCATTTCTAAAGGGAGTGGCAGAACAATTTGGTGAAGTTGAATACCTCCCGGGAAATCAATTTACCCGTGATGCTATCAAGTTGAAGGATGCCTTGATAGTGAGAACTGTTACTCACTTCGGTTATGATATCCTGCATGGAAGCAGTGTAAAGCTTATTTGTTCGGCTACAATAGGTTATGATCATATAGATACTGAATATTGCGATTCACATGGCATAGCATGGCGTACAGCACCAGGGTGCAACGCTTCGTCAGTGGAGCAATATATAACAGCATCATTACTGTTTTTAGCCAGGAAATATAATTTCAATCTCAAGGAAAAAACTATAGGCATTGTTGGGGTTGGTAATGTTGGTAGCAAAGTTGCAGTTGCATGCCGAAAATTAGGAATGAATGTTCTGCTTAATGACCCTCCAAGAGAAAAAGCTGAGGGCAGTAATAGCGAAACAGAATTTGTTAATATCAGAACTATTCAGCTGGAAGCAGATATAATCACTTTTCATACCCCATTGACTAAAGTAGGTGAACATAAAACATTCCATCTGGTCGACAACTCTTTTTTAAATTTTCTTGAGCGTAAACCTTTTATCATAAATGCTGCTCGTGGAGCTGTTACAAGTAATCAATCATTGAAAAAAGCTCTGAACAATGGTAATATAAGCGGTGTTGTGCTTGATTGCTGGGAGAATGAGCCTGAGATTGATGCTGAATTATTAAGTATGGCTGAAATTGCAACACCGCATATAGCAGGCTACTCAGCTGATGGTAAATGGACAGCAACAAAAATGAGTATTGATAATTTAAAAGATCACTTCGGTTTAGATATAACGCCAGTTTATCAACCTATTCCGGAACCTAAAGAACCGGTAATTGATCTAAAAGGAATAGCACCTGAAGATCAGTTGGCACATGCTGTTTGGCACAGTTATAATCCCATGCGCGAAACTGAACTTTTAAAAACATCCCAGGAGAAATTCTATTGGTTCAGGTCGAATTATCCACTCCGAAGAGAATATCATGCATTTACTGTTATTAATTCTCATAATTCAGTTCATCAAACACTCAAAGATTTAGGGTTCAATATAATTTAG
- the fimD gene encoding fimbrial tip adhesin FimD, with translation MNKNIQILIAIIASMFLITTACNRDEAEEFPIADKDSFSINISFGKLSTRALSTEDGDEDGAFNENKINSLDIFFYEGSTLKWKVNSLTYDEASKKATIPISADKRSLFVDNSKSYDIYVVANNTADLSTITEGADNLQTLKDIVFQTTSFTTTGGSTPQSSFVMDGMISKVVNINSPDLGTVNLKRAAAKIRLNLVEVDIPGYTLDGNASARLVHFTDKSSLMDEGTPFTPGSSDWKETGYYELSRELNNKNTTVTPFYAYENDWSSNGSRETYFELFIPLKEDATELTKTYKYRVPISPKDLTGDDAQYMKKIQRNFLYDVSVTVKILGSIEELPVEVEGNYIIKDWGTQEILVDIKGSHYLVVSERVVTMPNRNSYIVTFNSSIPNVTLVPNSLKASYTYVNASTGQPVTQFITSGPQMPSVTVQPNVAAGNITITSAIPINFIPKDIEFQITNGPLTETVTVRQLPATYFTVTKGVQSYMVDRDWLGRDVWGIRYELPSNLNNPYMYAITTLAPAGDLIWGFPPTDSQGQTVNSEEVANMISPRFEMASQFGASLPKSYLLAQEQCRRYTETAEDGTEKSGWRLPTQAEIKFIDELQNNPNNSLGLVMTAKWYWDAYSSNGAYQMIGGSDGSSTSAYVRCIRDIKN, from the coding sequence ATGAATAAGAATATACAAATATTAATTGCAATCATTGCTTCGATGTTCTTGATTACAACAGCTTGTAATCGTGATGAGGCAGAAGAATTTCCTATTGCAGATAAAGATAGTTTTTCTATCAATATCTCTTTTGGAAAGCTATCAACAAGAGCATTATCAACAGAAGATGGTGATGAAGACGGAGCATTTAATGAAAACAAAATAAACTCCCTGGATATATTCTTTTATGAAGGATCAACACTCAAATGGAAAGTTAATAGTTTGACTTATGATGAGGCTTCAAAAAAGGCCACAATTCCTATATCAGCTGATAAAAGATCCCTTTTTGTTGATAACTCCAAATCATATGATATTTATGTAGTGGCAAATAATACTGCAGATCTGTCAACTATAACCGAAGGTGCTGATAATTTACAGACATTGAAAGATATAGTATTCCAGACAACAAGTTTTACAACTACCGGAGGATCTACGCCACAATCATCGTTTGTTATGGATGGTATGATCTCTAAAGTGGTGAATATCAATAGTCCTGATTTGGGTACAGTAAATCTGAAACGTGCTGCAGCCAAAATAAGACTCAATCTTGTTGAAGTTGATATACCAGGTTATACACTTGATGGAAATGCAAGTGCCCGACTTGTTCATTTTACAGATAAATCATCTTTAATGGATGAGGGTACTCCTTTCACACCAGGTAGTTCAGATTGGAAAGAAACCGGTTACTATGAGCTTTCCAGAGAACTGAATAACAAAAATACTACTGTTACTCCTTTTTATGCTTATGAAAATGATTGGAGTAGCAATGGCTCTCGTGAAACATACTTCGAACTATTTATCCCTTTAAAGGAAGATGCAACTGAACTAACAAAAACATACAAATACCGAGTGCCAATATCACCCAAAGACTTAACAGGCGACGATGCTCAATACATGAAAAAGATTCAGCGTAATTTTCTTTATGATGTTTCAGTAACAGTAAAAATATTAGGAAGTATTGAAGAATTGCCAGTTGAAGTTGAAGGTAATTATATTATAAAAGATTGGGGTACACAAGAAATATTGGTAGATATTAAAGGTTCTCACTATCTGGTTGTTTCAGAAAGAGTCGTTACTATGCCAAATAGAAACAGCTATATAGTTACTTTCAACTCATCAATTCCTAATGTAACATTGGTGCCAAACAGTTTAAAGGCTTCTTATACGTATGTTAATGCAAGTACAGGTCAGCCTGTAACTCAATTTATTACATCAGGACCTCAAATGCCTTCTGTAACAGTACAACCCAATGTGGCAGCTGGTAATATCACAATAACCAGTGCAATACCAATAAACTTCATTCCAAAAGACATTGAATTTCAGATTACGAACGGTCCATTGACGGAGACAGTTACTGTTAGACAATTACCTGCAACTTACTTTACTGTAACAAAAGGTGTTCAGTCATATATGGTAGATAGAGACTGGTTGGGACGAGATGTTTGGGGGATTCGCTATGAATTACCTAGTAATTTGAATAACCCATATATGTATGCAATCACCACATTAGCACCAGCAGGTGATTTAATATGGGGATTTCCACCTACTGATAGCCAAGGTCAAACAGTAAATAGTGAAGAAGTAGCTAATATGATTTCTCCGCGATTTGAAATGGCTTCACAATTTGGTGCAAGTTTACCTAAGAGTTATTTACTTGCTCAGGAACAATGCAGAAGATATACAGAAACAGCAGAAGATGGTACTGAAAAATCAGGCTGGAGATTACCTACACAGGCTGAAATAAAATTCATAGATGAATTGCAAAATAATCCTAATAATAGCCTGGGTCTTGTAATGACTGCTAAATGGTATTGGGATGCCTATAGTTCCAACGGAGCCTATCAAATGATTGGAGGTAGCGATGGTAGCTCAACTTCAGCTTATGTACGTTGCATTAGAGACATAAAAAATTAA
- a CDS encoding FimB/Mfa2 family fimbrial subunit, with protein MKMNNNSKFSLMVVVTLMITGLLSSCFKEDLSDCPLPFQVTIKALDINLNDITESGEVYNAILFAFDEDQNLVGAFELNEDQVKSRKPIDIVIDYPGFTALTFIAWGNVDSNLEYSQISSVKKLVDLYVKLSVKDGFAQPASDFFRGNLIVPVEYGGSGWGQSHVVEIKRMTSGVTITAINLKEWNGNKDGNYTYVVRSSMNTYDPDGNLVGESVNYSPRAALNQNGDFSAPIFYTFPTEYFVVDIYYNGELIHTAERNSDGNLLVPEVGKTLNIIIDFRAEISIKSVITPWNVVYQYVEF; from the coding sequence ATGAAGATGAACAACAATAGCAAATTCAGCTTAATGGTGGTAGTCACATTGATGATTACGGGGCTACTTAGCAGTTGTTTTAAAGAGGATTTGTCGGACTGTCCCCTGCCATTTCAAGTGACAATAAAAGCGCTGGATATCAATCTTAATGATATTACAGAGTCGGGTGAAGTATATAATGCTATTCTGTTTGCTTTTGATGAAGACCAAAATCTTGTTGGAGCCTTTGAACTAAATGAAGATCAGGTAAAAAGCAGAAAGCCAATAGATATTGTTATAGATTATCCCGGTTTCACAGCACTTACTTTTATTGCCTGGGGTAATGTTGACAGCAATTTAGAATACTCACAAATATCCTCTGTTAAGAAATTGGTTGACCTATATGTAAAGCTTTCTGTTAAGGATGGTTTTGCACAGCCTGCTTCAGACTTCTTCCGTGGAAACCTTATTGTACCAGTAGAGTATGGTGGTTCCGGTTGGGGCCAGTCGCACGTTGTTGAGATCAAAAGAATGACAAGTGGTGTAACTATCACAGCAATAAATCTTAAGGAGTGGAATGGAAACAAGGATGGTAACTACACTTATGTAGTCCGTTCATCTATGAATACATACGACCCTGATGGAAATCTTGTTGGTGAATCTGTAAACTATTCACCAAGAGCAGCTTTAAATCAGAATGGAGATTTCTCTGCACCAATATTCTATACATTTCCAACGGAATATTTCGTAGTAGATATCTATTATAATGGTGAGTTGATACACACTGCCGAAAGAAACTCCGATGGAAATCTATTGGTACCGGAAGTTGGTAAGACCTTGAATATAATCATTGATTTCCGTGCTGAGATAAGCATTAAGTCGGTGATCACTCCTTGGAATGTTGTATATCAGTATGTAGAATTTTAA
- the gltA gene encoding NADPH-dependent glutamate synthase, whose protein sequence is MSEYLKAERAVAWREELRKSMKNKDRIAIPRVVMPEVDPDIRSHNYDEVNLGLTEEMAVKESHRCLDCVDPTCISGCPVEINIPKFIKNIERGEFLEAAKTLKETSALPAVCGRVCPQERQCENSCFYTQKLKKEPVAIGHLERFAADFERNSGNISIPEIAPSNGIKVAAIGSGPAGLAFAGDMVKLGYDVTVFEALHELGGVLRYGIPEFRLPNDIVDVEIDGLKKMGVKFETNCIVGKTISQEDLKEAGFKGIFVGSGAGLPNFMNIPGENLIGIMSCNEYLTRVNLMDAGDPDSDTPVYKGKKVAVIGGGNTAMDAVRTARRLGAERAVIVYRRSEVEMPARIEEIKHAKEEGIEFYTLHNPLRYEGDERGRVQKMLLQRMELGEPDQSGRRRPVPVEGATEWMEVDEVIVSVGVSPNPLIPQSFSGLEITSWGTIVVNNDTMQTADDFIFAGGDIVRGGATVILAMGDGRRAAKSMHEHLSK, encoded by the coding sequence ATGAGCGAGTATTTAAAAGCAGAACGGGCTGTTGCATGGCGTGAAGAGTTGCGTAAATCGATGAAAAATAAAGATCGAATTGCAATTCCAAGAGTAGTAATGCCTGAAGTGGACCCGGATATAAGGAGTCATAATTATGATGAGGTTAACTTGGGACTAACTGAAGAGATGGCTGTAAAAGAATCTCACAGGTGTCTGGATTGTGTTGATCCAACATGTATTTCGGGCTGCCCTGTGGAGATAAATATACCAAAATTTATAAAGAACATAGAACGAGGTGAATTTCTGGAAGCTGCTAAAACATTAAAGGAAACAAGTGCTTTACCAGCAGTTTGCGGAAGAGTTTGTCCACAGGAACGTCAATGTGAAAACAGCTGCTTTTACACTCAAAAATTAAAGAAAGAACCTGTAGCAATTGGTCATTTAGAACGTTTTGCTGCAGATTTCGAACGTAATAGTGGCAATATTTCAATACCTGAAATTGCCCCCTCAAATGGAATTAAGGTTGCTGCAATTGGATCTGGTCCAGCCGGACTTGCTTTTGCAGGCGATATGGTAAAACTTGGTTATGATGTAACTGTTTTTGAAGCCCTTCATGAGCTTGGTGGGGTCTTAAGATATGGAATTCCGGAGTTCAGACTTCCAAACGATATAGTTGATGTTGAGATTGATGGCCTGAAAAAAATGGGTGTTAAATTTGAGACCAATTGTATTGTAGGAAAAACTATCTCTCAGGAAGATCTGAAAGAGGCCGGCTTCAAAGGTATATTCGTGGGAAGTGGTGCTGGTTTGCCTAATTTTATGAATATTCCGGGAGAGAATCTTATAGGGATAATGTCTTGTAATGAATATCTAACCAGAGTGAACCTTATGGATGCAGGTGATCCTGATAGTGACACTCCCGTTTACAAAGGCAAGAAAGTTGCTGTTATAGGCGGTGGAAATACTGCAATGGATGCTGTGCGTACTGCTCGCCGACTGGGAGCTGAGAGGGCTGTAATTGTATACCGCAGGTCGGAAGTTGAAATGCCTGCTCGTATTGAAGAGATAAAACATGCTAAGGAGGAAGGCATTGAGTTTTACACATTACACAATCCACTCAGATATGAAGGAGATGAAAGAGGTCGCGTGCAAAAGATGCTGCTTCAGAGAATGGAACTAGGTGAGCCTGATCAATCAGGACGACGTCGCCCTGTACCGGTTGAAGGAGCCACTGAATGGATGGAGGTTGACGAAGTAATTGTTAGTGTGGGTGTATCCCCTAACCCACTTATTCCACAATCATTCTCAGGCTTAGAGATAACCTCATGGGGAACTATTGTAGTTAATAATGATACAATGCAGACTGCCGATGATTTTATATTTGCAGGTGGCGATATTGTACGTGGTGGTGCAACGGTTATCTTGGCAATGGGTGATGGAAGAAGAGCTGCAAAATCGATGCATGAACATTTGAGTAAATGA
- a CDS encoding helix-turn-helix domain-containing protein, with translation MKETTKASSVYANISSCTLSFVDGKKVNISGGGKKSLIVSVLLNESDFISLNEAVMKHYKSAETLPEFAKLCGYSCAKTFSRHFIKHFNETPKQWVLNMKQEEMIMLLKETTYSYERISSMLRFKNLSHFNNFCKKRTGLTPKEIRGSV, from the coding sequence ATGAAAGAAACAACTAAGGCATCATCGGTTTATGCAAATATTTCGTCTTGTACACTTAGTTTTGTGGATGGTAAGAAGGTGAACATTTCGGGAGGTGGAAAAAAGAGCCTTATAGTAAGTGTTTTACTAAACGAGTCTGACTTCATTTCACTAAATGAAGCTGTAATGAAACACTATAAGAGTGCTGAAACATTACCGGAGTTTGCCAAATTATGTGGGTACTCTTGTGCAAAAACATTTTCAAGACATTTTATCAAACACTTTAACGAGACTCCCAAGCAATGGGTTTTAAACATGAAGCAGGAGGAAATGATAATGTTGCTTAAAGAGACTACTTACTCTTATGAACGTATCAGTTCTATGTTAAGGTTTAAAAACCTGTCACACTTTAATAACTTCTGCAAGAAAAGAACCGGTTTAACGCCTAAGGAAATAAGAGGTTCGGTTTGA
- a CDS encoding fimbrial protein, translated as MKTNKYTYYLQNIVITLLFITAFSSCQFEELAVDCEEKGVIVLNLGVNGMTTRAAGGQLFTGDEAITKVRVFVFTGDFLEVNRLYNIGESEFNNPFVLEVTTGLKDIYIVANESGVLSTQLASVNLKSQLFGIMSETISEVTGPLDLPLVMTGNRTGVSVETLEGSNHNSTDIVLTRIASKLSLRFKKDTSAEVSITKVSLLNNAGITTIWDNGVLNDGANNWNWNHTPDLALPLTSDAAAISNFENIYLYENLTNGDKSKATQLEVEALYNGIPTKYRVYVNENITSASGNAGDPISSEITPADHLYSLKRNYHYQLNGTIKGIGEFDGLSLTTNVLPWNVLPSSISFERKFTISPTPTLANHTYTVDNNREVRFTFKLTSPIDASWVANLSMVGAFEFVGTNQGITDEEVEIIIKAINLPGDEERVTEFYINVGYGGNWSEIPLISGSDLIGVGNRVVIRQPAN; from the coding sequence ATGAAAACGAATAAATATACATACTACTTACAGAATATAGTTATCACCCTGTTGTTCATTACTGCTTTTTCATCCTGCCAGTTCGAAGAGTTAGCGGTGGATTGTGAAGAGAAAGGTGTTATTGTATTGAACCTAGGTGTTAATGGAATGACTACACGTGCAGCAGGTGGTCAGCTATTTACCGGTGATGAAGCAATCACAAAAGTTCGAGTGTTTGTTTTCACAGGTGATTTTTTAGAGGTTAACAGATTATATAATATTGGTGAGTCTGAGTTTAATAACCCTTTTGTTCTTGAAGTTACAACCGGTTTAAAAGATATTTATATAGTAGCAAATGAAAGTGGTGTATTATCAACTCAACTCGCTTCTGTTAATTTAAAGAGTCAGCTCTTTGGTATTATGTCCGAAACTATATCAGAAGTAACCGGACCATTGGATCTTCCTTTGGTAATGACCGGAAATAGAACAGGGGTTTCTGTTGAAACACTTGAAGGATCTAACCACAATAGTACTGATATTGTATTAACTCGTATAGCTTCAAAATTAAGCCTGAGATTTAAAAAAGATACCAGTGCAGAAGTGTCAATTACAAAGGTTTCTTTATTAAATAATGCGGGAATAACAACAATTTGGGATAATGGAGTTTTAAACGATGGTGCTAATAACTGGAATTGGAATCACACTCCTGACTTGGCTCTGCCTTTGACATCAGACGCTGCTGCTATTAGCAATTTTGAAAATATATATCTATACGAAAATCTTACAAATGGAGATAAGTCTAAAGCAACTCAGTTAGAGGTTGAAGCGCTATATAATGGGATACCAACAAAATACAGAGTATATGTAAATGAGAATATAACATCAGCAAGCGGAAATGCAGGCGATCCAATATCATCTGAAATTACACCAGCTGATCATCTTTATTCTCTGAAAAGAAATTATCATTATCAGTTAAATGGTACGATAAAAGGGATAGGTGAATTCGACGGATTATCGCTTACAACCAATGTACTTCCATGGAATGTATTGCCTTCTTCAATCTCGTTTGAAAGGAAATTCACAATAAGTCCCACTCCAACTCTTGCAAACCACACCTATACAGTTGATAATAATAGAGAGGTTAGATTCACTTTTAAACTAACTAGTCCAATAGATGCATCATGGGTGGCTAACCTTTCAATGGTGGGAGCATTCGAATTCGTTGGAACAAATCAAGGTATAACAGATGAAGAGGTTGAAATTATAATTAAAGCAATTAATCTCCCTGGAGATGAAGAGCGAGTAACAGAATTTTACATAAATGTTGGATATGGTGGAAACTGGTCAGAAATACCATTGATAAGTGGTAGCGACTTAATTGGTGTAGGAAATAGAGTAGTTATTCGTCAGCCGGCAAACTAG